GTTCGGTGATCGCTCTGGATCGTTTTATGGCGGCGCGCTTGCGAGTGAAGTTGGAAAGGGAGCGACGTGCTTTAGCCGTCGAACGTTCCCGCATTACAGTGATCCCGCCGTGGCCGATGGGGCAGCATGCTGAAGCGGTGGCGCATGCGGAGAATCCATTTCGTAAAGAGCATGGCTGGGCGGATCGATTTGTAGTGATGTTTAGTGGGAATCACAGTTGGGTGCATCCGCTGGGCACGATTCTGGATGCGGCGGAGCAGTTGGCGGAAGATCCTCGTTTTGTCTTCGTTTTTATCGGTGGCGGAAAAGGGAAAGCCGAAGTGGATGAGCGTATTGAGCGATGGGGACATTTAGAAGCCGGACGCGCCCGACCGGCGGTGGTTTCCCTGCCGTATCAACCTTTGGAAGTGATTCGATATTCTCTCTCGGCTGCAGACCTGCACTTGGTTTCACTGGGGGATCACATGGGCGGGATCGTGCATCCATGTAAGGTTTATGGGGCCTTAGCGATGGCGCGGCCAGTGCTGACTTTAGGTCCGCAGGAAAGTTATTTGAATGATATTTTAAGTGAGGATTGTGTGGGTTGGTCAGTAGCGCATGGTGATGTTGCGGGCGCAGTGCAAGCACTCCAGGCTGCGGCCGACCTGTCGAGTGAGGCACGCAGCGAGATGGGAGCGCGCGCACGTGCTGTGGTGGCTCAGAAATTCAACCGCGAGCAGTTGCTGCAACAGTTTACAGACACCGTGCTCTGGCCAGCAGACAGAGGTCAGAAGGCAGAGGACAGAGGTCAGATATGAATATCAATGAGTTATGGCACTTGTTGTCTCGTTAAAATGGTGCTGGCCGTGATTTATATATGTAACTGATTAAAATAGTGGCTGGCGTCTGTCCTCTGAATTTATCTGCGGTCCTTACAGTCGGTTTTGCATCCACTGTAACATGGCTTTGCCCCATGGGTGATTCTTGGCTAGGCCGATGCCGTGGCCTTCTTTTTCGTAAATGTGTAACTCGGCGGGGATGTTGTTGGCACGGAGTGCCTGGTAAAATAAGATGCTGTTTTCGGGGGGCACGCCGCCATCTTCGTTGGTATGGACCAGGAGTGTGGGGGGCGTTTGATCGCTGACCGCATTTTCTAGGCTGAGCTGCTGAATGAGTTGCGGCTCTGCTTCTGCGCCTAGTAAATTGTTGCGTGAGCCTAAGTGGGCGCAGTCTGCGTTGAGGCTGATAACGGGGTAGATCAGCGCCGCAAAGTTGGGGCGACTGTGTTGTTGGTCGATGGCATCACCGACGATGCCAGCTTCTACTTGTGCCTGTGTGGCGGCAGTGCCGGCCAGGTGTCCGCCCGCGGAGAAGCCCATAATGCCGATTTGGTCGGGTGCAATGAACCATTCGGCTGCATGGTGTCGGAGTGTGCGGATGGCGCGTTGCGCATCGATCAATGGGGCTGGATGACGATAGGGCGCGTAGCGATTTTCCAATACGGCCGCTGCGTGTCCGTGTGAGCTGAGGAAGCGTGCGATCCGGTGCCCTTCTTTGGGCACGGATAGGCCGCCGTAGCCACCGCCGGGGCAAATGATCATTGCCTGGCCACTGCGAAGTTCGGGACTGGGCAAATACATGGTGAGTCGCGGCAAGCCCGGAAGTGCTTCGCCGGCGAGCGGTGTGTTGTGTTCCCATAGGGGGAAGGTGAGGGGAAGTCCGGTGTGTAGGGTATCTGTATTCATAAATATTATCTTTTTTGGTTCCATGCCCTGTCGGCAAAACGTTGTTTTTCACGCTCGATGCGTTCGCTGTTGAAGAGCGGGCGGATGTCTTCCAGCTCGCCGAGCGGGAGTTGGAGCGTCTGTGCTAATTGTGTTTGGAGCCGTGTTTGAAAGTGGGCGAAGTTGAACGCGTCGGGGAGTGTGCTGCGATCAAGGGAGCCTTGGATGAGGAGTCCCTGCCGCGTGCGCTTCATGGCGGCACCAGCGATTTTTTGTCCGTCGGGGCGGAGTACATCATTGGCGGCAGGTGTGACAAAGCATTGAGAGACAGGATCTGTGGACTTGCAGTTTCGGGGACAGGGGGCGAGGCGGCTCTCGATGTCCATTTCCTTGAGAGCAAGTTGGATCGCGTGGTGGACTTTTAGGTAGAGCTCACTGGCGGCGATGGCGGCGCAGGGGAGTGCGCGTTGAATGATGAGCGCGTAGGTCCAATCGTTGCGGTGATCCACGATGCCGCCACCTGTCAATCGCCGCACCAGTTGAATGTTGGGAGCTGTGGCTTGCACGACTTCAGTGTAGCGTTGTGAATAGCCAAAGCTGGCAGCAGGTTCCAGCCAGGCGTAGTGGCGCAAGGCCGCGAGTCCGTTGGGAATGCTTTCTAGCAGCGCGGCGTCGATCGCCATGTTGGTGCTGGCGTCGCCGAAGGCGTTGGGCAGTGCGATGAGCATGGACAGGTCTCGGGCTTAGGCGTTGAGCGGCTCGACGCGCGTGAGCTCTTCGAGTTGTGCTTCGAAATCGACGGGCTTTGTTTTTAGTTTGGAGACGATGGGGTGCAAATTGAGGGTCAAATTGGCGGGGCGTGATTCGTCCTCTCGACAAGCAGATTCCACGGCGTCGAGTGGGAGGCCGAAGTGTTTGAGAATGCGTTGGCCCATTTCAAAGCGACTGAGGGTTTCGCTGCCAGCCCAATGAAAGAGCCCGTGGAGATCGCGGCGTTCGCTGAGTTCGAGTAAGACTTCCGCCACGTTGGAGGCGGAGCAAGGCTGGCGCATTTCGTCGCAGTAGAGTTTCGGGCGCTCGCCGGCTTGGATGGCGGCGATGAGTTTTTCGTGCACGCTGCGTTGGCCGCGTGGACTGTTGCCCATGAGGATGGGGATGCGCAAAACGACGGGGTCCTCAGGGTTGTGCTCCAGAACTTCCCGTTCCGCCATCAGCTTGGTTTGGCCGTAGAGATTCGTGGGGCCCGGCATATCTGTGGAGCGGTAGGGCTCTTCGGCGAGCCCGTCAAAGACCATATCGGTGGAGACATGGAGTAGGCGGGCGCCGAGATGGGTGGAGACTTGCGCCAGTAAGCGTGGCAGGGCGACATTGACCTGTTCGGCGAGGCGCGGAACTGCGTCGACGGATGCTGGGTTGGAAATGGCCGCGCAATTAACGATCACATCGGGCCAGTGTTCGAGGCACAAGGCAGTGAGCGCTTCGGGCTGGGAGGCGTCGAGTTGGATCGAACGTTCGAGGCCCGACGCGAGGGGTGGGTGCTGGTTATAGAGTGCGGTGACGGAGTGACCGCGGCGGACGGCGGCCTGTGCATATGCATGGCCTAGCAGTCCGGAGGCGCCAGTGAGTAGAATCTTCATGGTTTCTTAGAGCGTGTTTTTGTTGCAATCGCTTTCGGGAGAGGCAAGTTCAAAGCGATAATCAATGAAATACGCTGAACTCGCGAATGCTGGTGTGCATGAACAACCGGTCTACCAACCCGGAAAACCTATTGAGTATGTTGCTCAGGAGTTTGGACTCGATCCTGCCCTGATCGCTAAACTCGCCTCTAATGAGAATCCGTTTGGACCCTCGCCCAAAGCTATGGCAGCGGCGCAGACGGCTCTTCGGACCGCCCATCTGTATCCGGATGGCAATTGCTGTCAGCTGCGTGCGGCGATCGCTCAGGCGCGTGGCATCGGCGAAGATGCCCTAATCATTGGAAATGGCTCGAATGAAATCATCGAGTTATTGGGACATGCCTTCTTGCGCCCCGGTGTGGAAGTCGTGATGGGGGATCAGGCCTTTATCGTCTACAAATTGATCACCAAACTGTTTGGTGCGACTCCGGTGGAGGTGCCGATGCAGGATTTTGGGCATGATTTGTCTGCTATGCGGGCGGCGGTCACCGATCAGACGCGCTTAGTCTTCGTGGCCAGTCCTAATAATCCGACGGGCGTGGCGAATACGGAGGCTGATTTGATCGAGTTGACTGAATCCTTGCCCGCGCATGTAATTCTTTGTCTCGACGAAGCTTATGCGGAGTATTTGGAGCGTGCACCGGATCTGCGGGCACAGATGGCGGCGGGATGTAAGGTCTTTTGCATGCGCACCTTTTCTAAAATCTACGGATTGGGCGGGTTGCGAGTGGGCTACGGCTATGGTGCGCCCGAATTGATTCAATTGCTGCAGCGGGTGCGGCAGCCATTTAATGTAAATGCGATCGCGCAGGTGGCCGCAAGCGCGGCCCTCACGGATCATGAGTTTGTGAATAAGTGCCGGACTGCTAATGAGGCGGGGCGGGCACAACTGGTTGCGGGGCTGGAGGCGCTCGGCAATGCGACCGTCGGCGGACAAGCGAACTTTGTGTTGGCCAATGTGGGCGATGGTGGAGCGTTTTTTCAGGCACTCCAGCAGCGTGGCTTGATTGTGCGGCCTCTTGCTCCTTATGGCATGCCGGCATTTGTTCGGATTACGATCGGCACCGAAGCGGAGAACCAGCGGCTTTTGGCGGCGGCCCGTGAGTTGGCACAATCCCAGGGAGTTCCGGATTCGCGATGAGTGACGCTTGGATTCGTTTTGGAATTTCTGTGGCTTCGGTGGGGCTGATGCTCGTGCTGCATGCCTTTTTGGTCATGTGCGAAATTAGCCTAGTGAAGTTTCGCTATCGCAAGCCCAGTGAAGAGCAGTTAGAGGCGCTCATGCAATTGCCCGGGCTGGCTCGTATGATCGACAATAGCGATCAAACGGGGCGGGTGGTGCGCTTTAGTAAGACGCTGTGTACGGTGGCGGTTGGACTGCTGTTGATGCCATTAGTTAGCGATTTTTTCGGGCTCTTCCAGATGGAGGTCGCGCCCGCGCGTTGGATTGTAGTTCTGGTCTCTTTTACCTTGGCCGTGTCGGTGCACTTCTTCTTTGCCGAGATTTTTCCACGCGGGCTTGCGATGCGCGATCCCTCAAAGGCGATCCGTCGCTCATACCGCGTATTACTCGGATTTCAGTTTTTGACTTTTCCGGTCATGCTGTTTTTCCGGATGTTGAAGAAGTCGCTTTATCGTCGTATCGGGGTGGACGTGGAAGACGAGTTGAACCCATTGGATGTGGATGTGCAAATCCGCGCGATGGGGGAGGATAGCAGTCAACTGTCCGGAGTGGTTCGCAAGATCGTGAATCGTACCTTGCAGATGCAAGAGCTGGTGGTGCAGGACATCCTGTTGCCACGTAGTCAGGTGGTGATTTGTGATTTAGACCTGGGAATTAAGGCGAATCTGGAGACCATGAAAGCGGCCGGGCACACACGTTTTCCGCTCTGTCGTGGGGATTTGGATGAGTGCCTCGGGCTCATTCACATTAAGGATATATTTCGCTGGCGCGAGCCTGTGTCAGAGATCGATTTGATGAAGTTGAAACGTAACTTGGCTGTCTTTCCGCTGGAAACTCCTTTGGAAGAGGCGCTTGAGCGAATGTTGCGCGCCAAATTTCACATGGCGTTGGCGGTGGATGAATTTGGTGGGATCGTCGGGGTGATCACCTTGGAAAGCATTTTAGAAGAACTCGTGGGTGAAATTCAGGATGAGTTTGACAGTGAAGAAGAGCAGATTGTGGCGATTGGTGATGGGAAGCGTTTTCGAATTTCCGGTCTGACGCCGATTCATGACATCGAAGAGGAGCTAGAGATCGAAATCGACAACGAAGAAGTGTCCACCTTTGGCGGTTTGATTACCGGAGAGTTGGGGCATATTCCCGAGCGCGGAGAGAGTCTGAGCTGTTACGGCTTGGAGATCACTGTGGATGAGGTCGATGATCGCCGCGTGATTGCCGCCACCGTATCGCTACAGGCGTCCGTTGAGTTGAATCCGTAGTGGATACGTTATTTAGTCGCCTCGGTTCTTTGAACCGGGGAGGCGATTTGCTTGAAGAGAGCTGAAATCTGAGAGCTGAGGATGGGGGCGTTGAACGTTGAACACCCAACATTGAACATCGAATCTTTGAGTGGCAGGTAGTCGGGTTGGCTTTGCCGCCCGATCGTGGCTGCGTCTGGCCTCGATTCGGCTTTTTAGTTACGAATTGGCCGGGAAATCGCTCTTAGCTGCTGAGCTCCTGTAGCGATTGTGAGTTTTCGCGTAGGATGGCGCTGAGTTGGAGCAGCAGACTTTGGCGATCGGGGGTGAAAATGAAACGATCACTGCCGAGCTTGTGGTAGGCTTCAACTAAGAGTTCCATTTGTGGACGACGCATTTCTAAGAGTCTCGAAAGTAAGCGATTCAAGTTTTCAGTATTTCCCAAGGTGAGTTCCGTGCGGATGAGTTCTGAGAGTATTTTTTGATTGGTGGGAGTCTTTTGGTAGGCAACCATCAGGATCTTCCGTGCTTGTTGATGGCGGTCGATTTTTGTAAATCGGCGAGCCACTGCTAGGTAGGTTTGCGGTTGGTTGTTGGACTCATCGATGAAGTCTTGTAGGTAGATCTCGCCCAAGTCGGGGCGATTGATGCCGTAGGAAGCCACTGCGCGTAAGCTGTTGAAGATGGCCCAGCGTGATGTGAGCCAGTCTGGCCGTTCTTTGAGTAGTTCTTCGGAGAACTCCAGCGCGCCGTCGTAGTCTTTGTCGACCAAGTGAGCTTCAATGAGAAGTAGGGCGAAGGCATCGATATTAAATTCGTTTTCCAGAGCTTCCTCGTAAGTGCGGCGAGCTAGGTCCACGTTGCCTGTGTCCGCTGCGAAGTTGGCAAGTGCTTGGAGAGCCGATTCGTCATCACTGAATTGCTGTAGCATACGTTGGGTTTCGCGTTGCTCGCGCTCGCTGTCGTCGGACTTGTTGTAGATGTAGAGCAATTCGAGACGTGGAGCGGCGCTCAATGGATCGCTGACATTGCGCAGGATGGCATAACGGCGCGCTTCGTCAATCTTGCCCAGTTCGCGGTTGTAGCGACTGAGCTGCATCAGCAAGGGCTCTGAATTTGGGAACTTTTGAATCGAATCCTCCATCTTGTCGATTGCGGCTTCTTGGTTGCCTCGGTCCCAACTGATTTGGGAGGAAAGCAGAACCCCTTCCAGTGATTCCAGTAATTTATACTCGCTCAAATAGTCGTCGGCACGGTCGTAATTGCCGCGCAGATAGTTGGCGTTGGCCGCTCCAAAGGCGAGTGTGCGATTGATATCGGTGAGTTCCGGCTCTTTCGGCAGGTATTTATCTGCGAGGCTTTGGATTTCTTCATCCATTTGGTAGCGGAGTAAGACGCGCAGTGTTTGCTTTAGGTAGTCAATGTCATCAATGCCTCCCTGTTCCAAGCCTTTGAGT
The nucleotide sequence above comes from Coraliomargarita algicola. Encoded proteins:
- a CDS encoding glycosyltransferase family 4 protein produces the protein MPKKFLIISQVFPPDPAAVGQYFDEAAQALRAAGHEVTILTANRGYDDPEQKFEAFENRSGVAVRRLPASSFGKASMPVRIFGQLSFLLQCIVRGLFQRGLTDLLVSTSPPMCGIVAVLIGWLRPSVKVHYWVMDLNPDQAVALEVFQPKHPLVKAMDWLNRRILKRASSVIALDRFMAARLRVKLERERRALAVERSRITVIPPWPMGQHAEAVAHAENPFRKEHGWADRFVVMFSGNHSWVHPLGTILDAAEQLAEDPRFVFVFIGGGKGKAEVDERIERWGHLEAGRARPAVVSLPYQPLEVIRYSLSAADLHLVSLGDHMGGIVHPCKVYGALAMARPVLTLGPQESYLNDILSEDCVGWSVAHGDVAGAVQALQAAADLSSEARSEMGARARAVVAQKFNREQLLQQFTDTVLWPADRGQKAEDRGQI
- a CDS encoding alpha/beta hydrolase, with the translated sequence MNTDTLHTGLPLTFPLWEHNTPLAGEALPGLPRLTMYLPSPELRSGQAMIICPGGGYGGLSVPKEGHRIARFLSSHGHAAAVLENRYAPYRHPAPLIDAQRAIRTLRHHAAEWFIAPDQIGIMGFSAGGHLAGTAATQAQVEAGIVGDAIDQQHSRPNFAALIYPVISLNADCAHLGSRNNLLGAEAEPQLIQQLSLENAVSDQTPPTLLVHTNEDGGVPPENSILFYQALRANNIPAELHIYEKEGHGIGLAKNHPWGKAMLQWMQNRL
- a CDS encoding lipoate--protein ligase family protein; protein product: MLIALPNAFGDASTNMAIDAALLESIPNGLAALRHYAWLEPAASFGYSQRYTEVVQATAPNIQLVRRLTGGGIVDHRNDWTYALIIQRALPCAAIAASELYLKVHHAIQLALKEMDIESRLAPCPRNCKSTDPVSQCFVTPAANDVLRPDGQKIAGAAMKRTRQGLLIQGSLDRSTLPDAFNFAHFQTRLQTQLAQTLQLPLGELEDIRPLFNSERIEREKQRFADRAWNQKR
- a CDS encoding SDR family oxidoreductase — its product is MKILLTGASGLLGHAYAQAAVRRGHSVTALYNQHPPLASGLERSIQLDASQPEALTALCLEHWPDVIVNCAAISNPASVDAVPRLAEQVNVALPRLLAQVSTHLGARLLHVSTDMVFDGLAEEPYRSTDMPGPTNLYGQTKLMAEREVLEHNPEDPVVLRIPILMGNSPRGQRSVHEKLIAAIQAGERPKLYCDEMRQPCSASNVAEVLLELSERRDLHGLFHWAGSETLSRFEMGQRILKHFGLPLDAVESACREDESRPANLTLNLHPIVSKLKTKPVDFEAQLEELTRVEPLNA
- the hisC gene encoding histidinol-phosphate transaminase, which translates into the protein MKYAELANAGVHEQPVYQPGKPIEYVAQEFGLDPALIAKLASNENPFGPSPKAMAAAQTALRTAHLYPDGNCCQLRAAIAQARGIGEDALIIGNGSNEIIELLGHAFLRPGVEVVMGDQAFIVYKLITKLFGATPVEVPMQDFGHDLSAMRAAVTDQTRLVFVASPNNPTGVANTEADLIELTESLPAHVILCLDEAYAEYLERAPDLRAQMAAGCKVFCMRTFSKIYGLGGLRVGYGYGAPELIQLLQRVRQPFNVNAIAQVAASAALTDHEFVNKCRTANEAGRAQLVAGLEALGNATVGGQANFVLANVGDGGAFFQALQQRGLIVRPLAPYGMPAFVRITIGTEAENQRLLAAARELAQSQGVPDSR
- a CDS encoding hemolysin family protein, whose amino-acid sequence is MSDAWIRFGISVASVGLMLVLHAFLVMCEISLVKFRYRKPSEEQLEALMQLPGLARMIDNSDQTGRVVRFSKTLCTVAVGLLLMPLVSDFFGLFQMEVAPARWIVVLVSFTLAVSVHFFFAEIFPRGLAMRDPSKAIRRSYRVLLGFQFLTFPVMLFFRMLKKSLYRRIGVDVEDELNPLDVDVQIRAMGEDSSQLSGVVRKIVNRTLQMQELVVQDILLPRSQVVICDLDLGIKANLETMKAAGHTRFPLCRGDLDECLGLIHIKDIFRWREPVSEIDLMKLKRNLAVFPLETPLEEALERMLRAKFHMALAVDEFGGIVGVITLESILEELVGEIQDEFDSEEEQIVAIGDGKRFRISGLTPIHDIEEELEIEIDNEEVSTFGGLITGELGHIPERGESLSCYGLEITVDEVDDRRVIAATVSLQASVELNP
- a CDS encoding tetratricopeptide repeat protein, whose protein sequence is MSKKASTRHPMTREKPILLGFVVQRKGLDGRMEISVRWGRLFSTLLLLAIVGWFAMAGALYFHFKYNKEFDEVSYTKMLTLFPLGLDAHRTEMGNYHIQKGLDEIKQGNYRDALRLLRLGVARAPANLEGRRVLAEFYEIALKRHDIAADQLLKGLEQGGIDDIDYLKQTLRVLLRYQMDEEIQSLADKYLPKEPELTDINRTLAFGAANANYLRGNYDRADDYLSEYKLLESLEGVLLSSQISWDRGNQEAAIDKMEDSIQKFPNSEPLLMQLSRYNRELGKIDEARRYAILRNVSDPLSAAPRLELLYIYNKSDDSEREQRETQRMLQQFSDDESALQALANFAADTGNVDLARRTYEEALENEFNIDAFALLLIEAHLVDKDYDGALEFSEELLKERPDWLTSRWAIFNSLRAVASYGINRPDLGEIYLQDFIDESNNQPQTYLAVARRFTKIDRHQQARKILMVAYQKTPTNQKILSELIRTELTLGNTENLNRLLSRLLEMRRPQMELLVEAYHKLGSDRFIFTPDRQSLLLQLSAILRENSQSLQELSS